From the genome of Melitaea cinxia chromosome 12, ilMelCinx1.1, whole genome shotgun sequence, one region includes:
- the LOC123658286 gene encoding uncharacterized protein LOC123658286, translating to MRTGLPNTCGDLQNVQDPRKTAVIDMELCRLGVSLCALQETRLPGEGSIREKNYTFFWKGKDTEAVREHGVGFAVRNDLLSSIETPHGVSERVMVLRLNTKCGFITIISAYAPTLMATDEAKSQFYDQLESVIQKVKPRDRLYILGDLNARVGQNHSAWPECIGTHGIGKINENGQRLLEFSSRHSLCVTNTYFKGKPSSKVSWRHPRSGHWHQLDLILTRKSDLGETLHTRTFHSAECETDHSLVVACIAVVKKKIHSSRPFSRRRIALQNTRDDEMVQKYETSVRSETASWDASMSVDEEWSKVKRLLTTTACEVFGHQDTKSQDWFIDNIQQLQPLLDSKRKAALNYRKNPCPKSSDELRIAKANLQRSTRHFVNAYWNDLCMSIQSCADTGNFGGVYSGIRTALGPVIKKTAPLKEADGTIISDSLRQMSRWVEYYTGLYSQPVDVQREAVHNMPKLATWEELDDPPTVEELLKAVKQLKCGKSPGSDGTHAEIIRLKCILPVLHNLLWKCWEKGYIPQDMRDANIITLYKGKGDRGDCNCYRGISLLSIVGKLFGRVVLGRIQKLANRVYPESQCGFRAQRSAIDMVFTLRQLQEKSREQNIPLFVAFVDLNKAFDTVSRDGLYNGLESIGCPSKLLSLTKCFHKDMKGSVIFNGNTSGPFEMRRGVRQGCVLAPTLFGIFFSLLLREAFGNDQQGIHFYTRTDGKLYNITKLLKSKRNREDIFVDSLLFADDAAFVADSALELQTILDRFARACALFSMMINAKKTVVMVQGSTKIPKITLDGVPLAVVNKFAYLGSTVSNNLSLDAEIDIRIGKAATTFGQLNTRVWKNKHLTTRTKMIVYQACIMSILSYGAETWTTYAKQERRLNAFHMRCLRNILGISWEDRVTNERVLNIAQLPSFTALLKQKRLRWLGHVHRILLGAVANAKRNLGRPMLRFKDCAKRDMHAFGIDHQNWEAVAESRDGWRKVVVDGRKIHDQAWFETLAARRTRQQQASSVADTTRFTCRACGKGCRSRIGLFSHEKSCVINSS from the coding sequence ATGAGGACAGGTCTCCCGAACACCTGCGGAGATTTACAGAACGTACAAGATCCGCGTAAAACCGCAGTGATTGATATGGAGCTCTGTCGGCTGGGTGTATCATTATGTGCCTTGCAAGAAACGAGACTGCCTGGTGAGGGATCCATtcgtgaaaaaaattatacgtttTTCTGGAAAGGTAAAGACACTGAAGCCGTTCGTGAGCATGGTGTAGGCTTTGCGGTAAGAAACGACCTCCTGTCATCCATAGAAACACCACACGGTGTGTCGGAACGTGTTATGGTGTTGCGTCTAAATACCAAGTGcggttttattacaatcatcTCCGCCTACGCTCCAACGTTGATGGCAACCGATGAAGCCAAAAGTCAGTTCTACGACCAACTTGAATCTGTGATACAGAAAGTAAAACCCCGAGACCGCCTTTACATCTTGGGTGATTTAAATGCTCGCGTCGGCCAAAATCACAGTGCGTGGCCAGAATGTATTGGCACCCATGGCATTGGTAAGATCAACGAGAACGGGCAACGCTTGCTCGAATTCTCTTCAAGACACTCACTTTGCGTTACCAATACCTACTTCAAGGGAAAGCCATCAAGTAAGGTTTCCTGGAGACATCCACGCTCTGGTCATTGGCATCAACTTGACCTAATACTCACTAGAAAGAGCGACCTGGGCGAAACACTTCACACACGTACCTTTCACAGCGCCGAATGCGAAACAGACCACTCCCTCGTCGTGGCGTGTATTGCCgtcgtaaaaaaaaagatcCACTCATCCAGGCCGTTCAGTAGAAGACGAATTGCTCTTCAAAATACCAGAGACGATGAGATGGTCCAAAAATACGAGACCTCGGTTCGTAGCGAAACCGCTTCCTGGGATGCTTCTATGTCTGTGGATGAAGAGTGGAGTAAAGTCAAACGACTCCTAACAACAACAGCTTGTGAAGTGTTTGGCCACCAGGATACTAAATCACAGGACTGGTTTATTGACAACATCCAGCAACTTCAACCTCTACTGGATTCCAAACGTAAGGCAGCTCTAAATTACCGAAAAAACCCCTGTCCGAAATCATCCGATGAGCTTAGAATTGCTAAAGCAAATTTGCAACGTAGTACGCGACACTTTGTTAACGCTTACTGGAACGACCTCTGTATGAGCATTCAATCTTGCGCAGACACGGGTAATTTTGGCGGCGTTTACTCAGGAATCAGAACCGCTTTAGGGCCAGTTATTAAGAAGACAGCTCCACTAAAAGAAGCTGATGGCACTATTATATCAGATAGCCTGAGGCAAATGTCGAGATGGGTGGAATATTACACCGGTCTATATTCACAACCAGTGGACGTTCAGCGGGAGGCTGTGCATAACATGCCGAAACTGGCCACCTGGGAGGAGCTAGACGATCCGCCTACTGTAGAGGAATTGCTCAAAGCTGTCAAGCAGCTAAAATGCGGCAAAAGCCCCGGCAGCGATGGCACCCACGCCGAAATAATCAGACTCAAGTGTATATTACCTGTTCTGCACAATCTATTGTGGAAATGCTGGGAAAAAGGATACATACCGCAAGATATGCGCGACGCTAACATCATAACTTTATATAAGGGTAAAGGCGACCGCGGCGATTGTAACTGCTACCGTGGGATATCCTTACTAAGCATAGTAGGCAAGCTTTTTGGACGAGTGGTTCTTGGGCGAATCCAGAAACTAGCTAATCGTGTGTATCCGGAATCACAGTGCGGGTTTCGTGCACAGCGTTCCGCAATCGATATGGTGTTTACGCTCCGACAACTACAAGAGAAGAGTAGGGAGCAGAACATACCTCTGTTTGTGGCGTTCGTTGACCTGAATAAGGCTTTCGATACGGTTAGCAGAGATGGACTATATAACGGACTTGAAAGCATTGGGTGTCCATCAAAACTTCTGAGCCTGACGAAATGCTTCCATAAAGATATGAAAGGTTCTGTCATATTCAACGGAAACACATCCGGTCCGTTCGAGATGCGTAGAGGTGTACGACAGGGCTGCGTATTGGCCCCTACCCTGTTTGGTATATTCTTTTCATTACTCTTAAGAGAAGCGTTCGGCAATGACCAACAGGGTATCCATTTTTATACGAGGACGGATGGGAAGCTCTATAACATCACAAAACTTCTCAAATCCAAGCGTAATCGCGAGGACATTTTTGTAGACAGCCTCTTATTTGCCGATGACGCAGCTTTTGTCGCTGACTCCGCTCTCGAGCTTCAGACCATATTGGACAGGTTCGCCCGGGCGTGTGCACTGTTCTCAATGATGATAAATGCCAAAAAAACCGTTGTGATGGTGCAGGGAAGCACGAAAATACCGAAAATTACGTTGGATGGCGTGCCCCTGGCTGTCGTAAACAAGTTTGCGTATCTAGGGTCTACCGTGTCGAACAATCTCTCGCTTGATGCGGAGATCGATATTCGTATCGGCAAAGCGGCGACCACCTTCGGGCAGCTTAATACGAGAGTATGGAAAAACAAACATCTTACCACGCGCACCAAGATGATCGTCTATCAGGCATGCATCATGAGTATTCTCTCTTACGGAGCTGAAACCTGGACGACGTACGCGAAACAAGAACGTCGACTAAACGCCTTCCATATGCGCTGTCTTCGTAACATCTTGGGCATATCCTGGGAGGACAGAGTTACCAACGAGCGGGTTCTTAATATTGCACAGCTGCCTAGCTTCACAGCGTTACTCAAGCAGAAGCGGTTGCGTTGGCTAGGGCATGTGCATCGAATCTTGCTTGGTGCTGTAGCAAACGCAAAACGtaacttggggaggcccatgCTACGGTTTAAGGATTGCGCTAAACGAGATATGCACGCCTTTGGTATCGACCACCAAAACTGGGAAGCAGTTGCCGAGAGTCGTGACGGATGGCGTAAAGTTGTTGTGGACGGACGCAAGATACACGATCAAGCTTGGTTTGAGACTTTAGCGGCAAGAAGAACGCGACAACAACAAGCTTCTTCCGTCGCTGACACCACCCGGTTTACCTGCAGGGCGTGTGGCAAAGGTTGTCGCTCACGTATCGGCTTATTTAGTCACGAAAAGAGCTGTGTAATTAACTCAAGCtga